The following are from one region of the Anaeromicrobium sediminis genome:
- a CDS encoding FAD-binding protein: MVYDIVIVGGGPSGSTLARMLDEKYKVLLIDKRNLYDEINFKREKCCGGLLAPDAQKVLAQFGLGLPKDVIVGPQMFSVRSIDIDNHILKYYQRHYINVHREKFDRWLLSLVPQNVQVMTSCIFKGYRETEGNIEVEVFNQGVTEKISTKLLVGADGATSKVRRMAFENDKLPDRYVSIQKWYKTSKESPHFISIFDEEVTDFYSWVIQKEDYAIVGAAILDYANANEKFQILVEKLRKKGYEFGKCIKREGTWIMRPRKLNQINLFKGNVALIGEAGGFISPSSAEGISYALKSGAILADCINHSMKNYGLRYKRKTTKLRINIFVKNLKSLLMYNKFTRKLIMKTGVLAMEVHKNVY; this comes from the coding sequence TTGGTATATGACATTGTAATAGTTGGTGGCGGTCCTTCAGGATCTACTCTTGCAAGAATGCTTGATGAGAAATACAAAGTACTGCTTATTGATAAAAGAAATCTCTATGATGAAATTAACTTTAAACGCGAAAAATGTTGTGGTGGATTATTAGCTCCAGATGCACAAAAAGTTTTAGCTCAATTTGGATTGGGATTACCTAAAGATGTTATAGTAGGCCCACAGATGTTTAGTGTTAGATCCATAGATATTGACAATCATATACTAAAGTACTATCAAAGACATTATATTAATGTTCATCGTGAAAAATTTGATAGATGGTTGCTATCACTAGTACCCCAAAATGTTCAGGTTATGACTTCTTGTATTTTCAAGGGTTATAGAGAAACTGAAGGCAATATTGAAGTTGAAGTATTTAATCAAGGTGTTACAGAAAAAATATCTACAAAATTACTTGTAGGGGCAGACGGTGCAACTTCAAAGGTAAGACGGATGGCTTTTGAAAATGATAAACTGCCAGACAGGTATGTTTCTATACAAAAGTGGTATAAGACATCAAAAGAATCTCCTCATTTCATTTCAATATTCGATGAAGAAGTTACAGATTTCTATTCCTGGGTAATTCAGAAGGAAGACTATGCCATTGTTGGAGCTGCCATACTGGATTATGCTAATGCCAATGAAAAATTTCAAATATTAGTTGAGAAACTGAGAAAAAAAGGTTATGAATTTGGGAAGTGTATTAAGCGTGAAGGGACTTGGATCATGAGACCAAGAAAGTTAAACCAAATAAATCTTTTCAAAGGTAATGTGGCTCTCATAGGTGAAGCCGGAGGATTTATTAGTCCAAGTTCTGCTGAAGGCATTAGTTACGCATTGAAAAGTGGAGCTATTTTAGCTGATTGCATTAATCATTCTATGAAAAATTATGGATTAAGATATAAGCGAAAAACAACAAAACTAAGGATTAATATATTTGTGAAGAACCTGAAATCCTTATTAATGTACAATAAATTTACTAGAAAGCTAATAATGAAGACTGGTGTATTAGCTATGGAAGTTCATAAGAATGTTTATTAA
- a CDS encoding DUF6762 family protein, whose amino-acid sequence MEKNKESGVLEKEIENYTISNHGNLIESIYMIHEEEKDLVYVKITTDKDVEDWEFPAILDYYDEDTLKNVALSCKEIEDTYNPTWEVVVEFIPIQDEMQKKLQALLNKHKEQLDEVYDTIKGKKEEYK is encoded by the coding sequence ATGGAAAAGAATAAAGAGAGTGGTGTATTAGAAAAAGAAATAGAAAATTATACTATTTCTAACCATGGAAATTTAATTGAGAGTATTTACATGATACATGAAGAAGAAAAGGATCTTGTTTATGTAAAAATTACAACAGACAAAGATGTGGAAGATTGGGAGTTTCCTGCTATTTTAGATTATTATGATGAAGATACTTTAAAGAATGTAGCTTTGTCCTGCAAAGAAATAGAGGACACTTATAATCCAACTTGGGAAGTTGTTGTAGAGTTTATTCCAATACAAGATGAGATGCAAAAGAAATTACAGGCTTTACTAAATAAACATAAAGAACAATTAGATGAAGTGTATGATACAATTAAAGGTAAAAAAGAAGAATATAAATAA